In Candidatus Chlorohelix allophototropha, one DNA window encodes the following:
- a CDS encoding glycosyltransferase family 4 protein, which yields MNNALNIAILSDVFPPKCGGSGWSSFYLARALQQRGHNVQVVVPKEGKAFTTTTREYEGLPVTEFIYPTVKIPFARNYTRNERLYPRFADWLEGFFKQYKIQVAHGQHYLTIPPAIIAAQKSGAVSLATIRDYWAVCYWTTHLSGNKVCPGCSPVNRLKCLYRNQGAFGIAAAPVSLYMAANLRLKQKWLAQADAVLGVSHYVASKLAPFVPPERLRVLPTFVDLDQLQEIAGQKSSLKVSEPYLLYMGKLEENKGAGMLLDVLRIARPAIPTLVAGEGSMRSSLEETATREGLNIKFLGWVEHDEALKLLAKAEALLFTSLWHEPLSRVLLEAIGLGALVVGINTGGTPDAIEDGVSGALATTPAEMGEKLKELLKPENAEKRTQMRAAALQVARERFSQPVVIARTEQLYYDLLAQKRTER from the coding sequence ATGAACAACGCCCTGAACATTGCCATACTGAGTGACGTATTCCCGCCCAAGTGCGGCGGAAGCGGTTGGAGCAGCTTTTATCTGGCGCGTGCCTTGCAACAACGCGGTCACAATGTGCAGGTGGTTGTGCCGAAAGAGGGCAAAGCCTTCACCACTACCACTCGCGAATATGAGGGCTTGCCCGTCACCGAGTTTATCTATCCAACCGTTAAAATCCCATTCGCTCGCAACTACACCCGCAACGAACGGCTCTATCCCCGTTTCGCGGATTGGCTGGAAGGTTTTTTCAAGCAGTATAAAATTCAGGTGGCGCATGGGCAGCATTACCTAACCATCCCTCCCGCGATTATTGCCGCCCAAAAGAGCGGCGCGGTCAGTCTCGCCACCATCCGCGATTACTGGGCGGTATGCTACTGGACGACTCACCTGAGCGGAAATAAGGTTTGCCCTGGATGCAGCCCGGTCAACCGCTTGAAGTGCCTCTACCGAAATCAGGGCGCGTTTGGAATAGCTGCCGCGCCTGTTTCGCTCTATATGGCTGCCAATTTGCGCCTCAAGCAAAAATGGCTGGCACAGGCAGATGCGGTGCTAGGAGTTAGCCATTATGTCGCTAGTAAGCTCGCGCCCTTTGTACCGCCCGAACGCTTGCGCGTGTTACCAACCTTCGTTGACCTCGATCAATTGCAGGAAATTGCCGGGCAGAAATCTAGCCTGAAAGTTAGCGAACCTTATTTGCTGTATATGGGCAAGCTGGAGGAAAACAAGGGTGCGGGGATGCTGCTGGACGTATTGCGTATCGCCCGTCCTGCTATTCCCACGCTGGTAGCAGGCGAGGGCAGTATGCGATCCAGCCTTGAGGAAACCGCCACGCGCGAAGGCTTGAATATAAAGTTTTTGGGTTGGGTGGAACACGATGAAGCATTAAAGCTACTGGCAAAAGCCGAAGCGTTGCTCTTTACCTCGCTGTGGCACGAACCGCTTAGTCGGGTGCTGCTGGAAGCCATCGGGCTAGGCGCATTGGTAGTTGGCATCAATACCGGCGGTACGCCCGACGCAATCGAAGATGGGGTAAGCGGTGCGTTGGCTACCACACCTGCCGAAATGGGCGAAAAGCTTAAGGAATTGCTCAAGCCGGAGAACGCCGAAAAGCGCACACAGATGCGTGCCGCCGCTCTACAAGTCGCCCGTGAAAGATTCAGCCAGCCTGTAGTAATTGCCCGTACTGAGCAGCTTTATTACGATTTACTGGCGCAGAAAAGGACAGAACGTTGA
- a CDS encoding glycosyltransferase family 4 protein: MIIAHLARVCYPFHPFGGLEQHVYRLTQELARLGHTVHLFTQPPDPFYFQQEAVRWRGEVIHHYLPYQTIKLLRRNSIPDRLVNYPLFSLRLAREVRHFTPAPDVIHAHGLAAFGVAMQPLPGVPLVLNPHGMEEFKNVSRLKQGAYAPFRAMLRTAAQRSAAIIATDRALIPEVSRYLKAPDSKTRLIPNAVDLEEIDAKLASAKPVTQPADTRLILSVGRLEQNKGFDIGLQALSQISTAQAWRWVLVGEGSQREALESQAARLGLKERVYFAGKITDEELYGYYRRADIFLHPTLYEGSSLVTLEALACGIPVVASATGGIPDKVFETGEFENGRLASPGDATALATHLATLLEMETGKRHELGQNGRRLVQQRFSWEAAGKATVNLYKEFFLIK, encoded by the coding sequence TTGATTATTGCGCATCTGGCGCGGGTGTGCTACCCCTTTCACCCCTTTGGTGGGCTTGAACAACACGTTTACAGACTGACCCAAGAACTGGCGCGGCTCGGTCATACGGTGCATCTTTTTACCCAACCGCCCGACCCTTTTTATTTTCAGCAAGAAGCGGTGCGCTGGCGAGGCGAAGTAATACACCACTATTTGCCTTACCAAACCATAAAACTTTTGCGCCGTAACTCTATTCCCGACAGGCTGGTTAACTACCCGCTTTTCAGCCTGCGCCTTGCCCGTGAGGTGCGCCATTTTACGCCCGCCCCTGACGTAATCCACGCGCATGGATTGGCAGCTTTCGGTGTGGCAATGCAACCTTTACCGGGCGTGCCGTTGGTGCTAAACCCACATGGCATGGAAGAATTTAAAAACGTTTCGCGGCTCAAGCAAGGCGCGTATGCCCCTTTTCGCGCCATGTTGCGGACTGCCGCACAGCGCAGCGCCGCCATCATCGCCACCGATAGGGCGTTAATACCCGAAGTTTCGCGCTATCTAAAGGCCCCGGACAGCAAAACGCGCCTCATCCCAAACGCGGTTGACCTTGAAGAAATTGACGCAAAACTAGCCAGCGCAAAGCCAGTCACCCAACCCGCCGATACAAGGCTTATCCTCAGCGTGGGTAGGCTCGAACAAAACAAGGGCTTCGACATAGGGTTACAGGCTTTGAGCCAAATTAGCACAGCGCAAGCATGGCGCTGGGTGCTGGTTGGAGAGGGCAGCCAACGTGAGGCGTTAGAGTCGCAAGCTGCTCGACTCGGCTTGAAAGAGCGGGTTTATTTTGCGGGAAAGATTACGGACGAAGAATTGTACGGCTACTACCGCCGCGCCGATATTTTCTTACACCCTACCTTGTACGAAGGTAGCTCACTAGTCACATTAGAGGCGTTGGCATGTGGCATCCCGGTAGTAGCAAGCGCAACGGGCGGTATCCCCGACAAAGTTTTTGAAACAGGCGAATTTGAAAACGGCAGATTAGCGTCACCGGGCGATGCAACAGCGTTGGCTACCCACCTTGCAACACTCCTCGAAATGGAAACCGGAAAAAGGCATGAGCTTGGACAAAACGGGCGCAGGCTGGTACAACAGCGTTTTAGCTGGGAAGCAGCCGGCAAAGCTACAGTAAATCTCTACAAAGAATTTTTCCTAATTAAATGA
- a CDS encoding Rieske (2Fe-2S) protein has protein sequence MLEQNNISSYNIDNDGYLLLAHVSEIAPGSIKRVILEEKDWEVAIVNTNGKIYAFRDVCPHRALPLSVGRVEGCRVVCIAHTWKFDLEDGGKAACPPIRKSLETYPVRVEQGNIWVKVRIW, from the coding sequence ATGCTTGAACAAAATAATATCAGCAGTTATAACATAGATAATGATGGCTATCTTTTGCTGGCGCATGTTTCAGAAATTGCGCCCGGCTCTATCAAAAGAGTAATACTAGAAGAAAAGGATTGGGAGGTAGCGATTGTCAACACCAACGGCAAGATTTACGCTTTTCGTGATGTTTGCCCACACCGCGCGCTCCCCCTTAGTGTCGGCAGAGTAGAAGGCTGTAGAGTCGTTTGCATTGCACATACATGGAAATTTGACCTTGAAGATGGCGGTAAAGCAGCCTGCCCGCCTATCCGCAAGTCGCTTGAAACCTATCCGGTGCGGGTAGAGCAAGGCAACATTTGGGTCAAGGTGCGAATTTGGTAA
- a CDS encoding PH domain-containing protein, with amino-acid sequence MKNWKPVSSWGGVIGIILTLLTVGLLGGMLWQTIVATQAPDSAGANFGTFGMGLLCFLLLAVLVGLAFRTFNFYRLRYSLDRNAIVIALGDRRQVIPLANIQHLLPANIVLSEIARQKVTPSQVIPNPEEVESVFASAEPVAEVVAEAKTTPEDEIAEAVVVHVADEKSTEAQTAQKVETPSPRKTPPFTVKGLLLPRLKPRMRLFSYWKGYYVNRGLLEPLGEIQFYSTVTLENTLIIRTASSVYALSPQDPQQFLIEYKLRKNLGATENVKEEIQGGLTLNHPLWHDWLGRSLIAVGVALNLLMFVYLLWRLPNLPDLVRLHFNKLGEVDRISSKGDVMWLPFVGLSAVLLNSIFGAVIHKRERILGLIFFGATLIVQFLLWIALFTVIAERGLGT; translated from the coding sequence ATGAAAAACTGGAAACCTGTTTCTTCGTGGGGTGGTGTCATTGGAATTATCCTGACACTCCTCACGGTGGGGTTGCTCGGTGGAATGCTCTGGCAAACTATCGTAGCAACTCAAGCTCCTGACAGTGCAGGAGCAAATTTCGGCACGTTCGGCATGGGTTTGCTATGCTTCCTTTTGCTGGCGGTTTTAGTCGGGCTTGCCTTTCGTACCTTCAACTTCTACCGCCTTCGTTATAGCCTCGACCGTAATGCAATCGTCATTGCCTTGGGCGATCGCAGGCAGGTTATCCCTCTTGCCAATATCCAACATTTGCTTCCCGCCAATATAGTTTTAAGCGAAATCGCGCGTCAGAAAGTAACTCCCTCACAGGTTATACCTAACCCCGAAGAGGTGGAGAGCGTTTTTGCTTCGGCTGAACCTGTTGCTGAGGTTGTCGCGGAGGCGAAAACAACGCCAGAAGACGAGATAGCCGAAGCCGTGGTGGTGCATGTGGCGGATGAGAAATCAACCGAAGCACAAACGGCGCAAAAAGTTGAAACGCCCTCGCCTAGAAAGACGCCACCGTTTACCGTTAAGGGTTTGCTCTTGCCCCGTCTCAAGCCCCGAATGAGGCTATTTTCTTATTGGAAGGGCTATTACGTAAATCGAGGTTTGCTTGAGCCGTTGGGTGAAATCCAGTTTTATTCTACCGTAACGCTTGAGAATACCTTGATAATACGTACCGCTTCTTCGGTTTACGCGCTCAGTCCGCAAGACCCGCAACAATTTCTAATTGAGTACAAGCTACGCAAGAATCTAGGGGCTACCGAAAACGTCAAGGAGGAAATACAGGGCGGGCTGACTTTGAATCACCCGCTCTGGCATGATTGGCTTGGGCGTAGTTTGATTGCGGTAGGGGTTGCCCTGAATTTGCTAATGTTTGTTTATCTGCTTTGGCGATTGCCGAACTTGCCCGATTTAGTGCGCTTGCACTTCAATAAGCTAGGCGAAGTTGACCGCATTTCTTCAAAAGGTGACGTAATGTGGCTTCCCTTTGTCGGTCTCAGCGCAGTATTGCTCAATTCTATTTTCGGTGCAGTGATACACAAACGCGAACGAATCCTTGGCTTGATTTTCTTTGGCGCAACCTTGATTGTTCAATTTCTACTGTGGATTGCGCTTTTCACCGTAATCGCCGAGCGCGGGCTTGGCACTTAA
- a CDS encoding branched-chain amino acid transaminase, producing MSNVMCYFEGKYVPLAEAKISIMTHAFNYGTACFEGIRGYWNEEKQELYLFRLREHYERLANSVRILGFKLPGTVDELCEITTELVRRAGFKENIYIRPTAYIASEVIGVRLHDLKYEFCITCQPFGAYVSTDGLKVGVSSWKRIDDNMIPARSKIAGAYVNSAFAKTEALLNGFDEAIMLTSDGHVSEGSAENFFMYVGGKLVTPPVSENILVGITRNTIITLAREGLGIETVDRVIDRTELYIADEILLCGTGAQVAPVISVDRRPVGDGAIGPFAQRLQKLYDDVVRGKNPVYLSWCTPVYQTSDAIAQV from the coding sequence ATGTCAAACGTAATGTGCTATTTTGAGGGCAAATACGTTCCCCTTGCCGAAGCAAAAATCAGCATAATGACCCATGCCTTCAACTATGGAACGGCTTGTTTCGAGGGTATTCGAGGCTACTGGAATGAAGAAAAGCAAGAGCTATATCTCTTCCGGCTGCGTGAACACTACGAACGCCTCGCAAATAGTGTGCGCATCCTTGGGTTTAAGTTACCCGGTACGGTAGATGAACTGTGCGAAATTACTACCGAACTGGTGCGACGCGCCGGGTTCAAGGAAAATATTTATATCCGCCCAACCGCTTATATCGCATCCGAAGTAATCGGGGTAAGGCTGCACGACCTAAAGTATGAATTTTGCATTACCTGCCAGCCTTTCGGCGCATATGTCAGCACTGATGGTTTGAAGGTAGGGGTTAGTAGCTGGAAGCGCATTGATGATAATATGATTCCGGCGCGTAGCAAAATCGCGGGAGCATATGTCAATAGCGCCTTTGCCAAAACTGAAGCCCTGCTTAACGGCTTTGATGAGGCAATTATGCTTACCTCCGATGGGCATGTATCGGAAGGTAGCGCCGAAAACTTTTTCATGTACGTAGGCGGCAAGCTGGTAACTCCGCCCGTGAGCGAGAACATTCTGGTGGGTATTACCCGCAACACCATTATTACGTTAGCCCGCGAAGGGTTGGGTATTGAAACCGTAGACCGGGTGATTGACCGCACCGAGTTGTACATTGCCGATGAGATTTTACTGTGTGGCACGGGGGCGCAGGTTGCCCCGGTGATTTCGGTTGATCGCCGCCCTGTAGGTGACGGTGCTATTGGCCCGTTCGCACAAAGGCTGCAAAAGCTTTATGACGATGTAGTACGCGGCAAAAATCCTGTATATCTATCTTGGTGTACTCCGGTTTACCAGACTTCCGATGCGATAGCTCAGGTCTAG
- the lgt gene encoding prolipoprotein diacylglyceryl transferase, translated as MALNRTKKEFDIFKFLLTLPGILLVYSAVFTIFFLLRLEGGNNPIALQLGSLTFRWYGIVITVGVVFALFIAQYLAERRGEDPNHAWGMLPFLLVFGILFARLWYVINTWEKYKDYLYSFGDPQHPGFFEVWRGGIAIQGAVIGGIIAALIYRQFTGIKFMRWADFIVPGLIVAQAMGRWGNFFNNEAYGSQTDLPWGLKIPCEYRTSGVTPGTVNTTCQAIPADSLFHPTFFYESIWDYAVFITLLFMVMYPKRVQRALKIRLRDGDIFLAYLVFYSIGRFIVEAMRTDSLYIIGDPVSGGIRSAQMLSIVSIFIGSVWFIWRHRAHPTRDDEALSVRVAPRQLVTDTVDDEAPQAEDSFEEDADGNNSEAESAEASQATSQTSVSEEEDSK; from the coding sequence ATGGCGTTGAACCGAACCAAAAAAGAATTTGACATATTTAAATTTCTATTGACTTTACCGGGTATCCTGCTGGTTTATTCGGCAGTATTCACTATCTTCTTTCTGTTGCGGTTGGAAGGCGGAAATAACCCGATTGCGCTCCAGTTAGGTAGCCTAACCTTTCGCTGGTACGGTATTGTAATTACAGTAGGGGTAGTTTTCGCACTCTTTATTGCGCAATATCTGGCGGAACGGCGCGGTGAAGACCCGAATCATGCTTGGGGAATGTTGCCGTTTTTACTGGTATTCGGCATCCTGTTCGCTCGGTTATGGTATGTAATCAACACTTGGGAAAAATACAAAGATTACCTTTATTCCTTTGGTGACCCACAGCATCCCGGTTTCTTCGAGGTGTGGCGTGGCGGTATTGCGATACAGGGCGCAGTAATCGGCGGTATCATTGCCGCGTTGATTTATCGGCAATTTACAGGCATTAAATTCATGCGCTGGGCTGATTTTATCGTACCCGGATTGATTGTGGCACAGGCAATGGGTCGTTGGGGCAACTTTTTCAATAATGAAGCTTACGGTAGCCAAACGGATTTACCATGGGGCTTAAAAATCCCCTGCGAATACCGCACTTCCGGCGTTACTCCCGGCACAGTCAATACCACATGTCAGGCGATTCCTGCCGATTCACTGTTTCACCCCACTTTTTTCTACGAATCCATCTGGGATTACGCGGTGTTTATCACCTTGCTGTTTATGGTTATGTATCCGAAGCGGGTACAACGCGCTCTGAAAATTCGCTTGCGTGATGGCGATATTTTCCTAGCTTATCTGGTGTTTTATAGCATCGGGCGGTTTATAGTGGAAGCGATGCGCACCGATTCGCTTTATATCATCGGCGACCCGGTGAGTGGCGGTATCCGTAGCGCGCAAATGTTGTCAATTGTCTCTATCTTTATCGGTTCGGTTTGGTTTATCTGGAGACATCGCGCCCACCCAACTCGCGATGATGAAGCCCTTTCGGTGCGAGTTGCGCCACGCCAATTGGTAACAGATACCGTAGATGATGAAGCGCCACAGGCTGAAGATTCCTTTGAAGAAGACGCTGACGGCAATAATTCAGAAGCGGAATCAGCCGAAGCTTCTCAAGCTACGAGCCAGACAAGCGTTAGCGAGGAGGAAGACTCGAAGTAA
- a CDS encoding ANTAR domain-containing response regulator, with the protein MNQTRVVIADDESIIRMDLKEMLSVLGYQVVGEAGDGKQAVSLAREFKPDLVIMDIKMPEMDGITAAKILTEERIAPVLLLTAYSQQELVAGAREAGVIGYIVKPFRQDELQPAIEVALSRFREFCDLEKEIGDLRETLEARKVIERAKGVLMDQYGLKEADAFRRIQKLSMDTRKSMKEIAEAILLARELDKN; encoded by the coding sequence TTGAATCAGACAAGGGTGGTGATCGCCGATGATGAATCGATCATCCGTATGGATCTGAAAGAAATGCTCAGTGTTTTAGGTTATCAGGTGGTTGGGGAAGCAGGTGACGGCAAGCAAGCAGTCAGCCTTGCGCGAGAATTTAAACCAGACCTGGTAATAATGGATATTAAAATGCCAGAAATGGACGGTATAACCGCCGCTAAAATATTGACCGAAGAACGAATTGCTCCGGTGCTATTGCTTACCGCCTACAGCCAACAAGAACTGGTAGCAGGGGCGCGGGAAGCTGGAGTTATTGGATATATTGTAAAGCCCTTCCGACAGGATGAACTTCAACCTGCTATTGAAGTTGCACTCAGCCGTTTCCGCGAGTTCTGCGACTTGGAAAAGGAAATAGGCGACCTGCGCGAGACTCTCGAAGCTCGCAAGGTCATAGAGCGTGCTAAAGGCGTTCTGATGGATCAATATGGACTTAAAGAGGCAGACGCATTCCGGCGCATCCAGAAATTAAGTATGGACACGCGCAAATCAATGAAGGAAATTGCAGAAGCTATATTGCTGGCACGAGAACTAGACAAAAACTAG
- a CDS encoding CcmD family protein: MANLASILTQAVTPPPSQEQVSSGLVYVVAAYAVIWLFIAGYLYTIQRRQAQLKREIDLLREEEEEQKHAAKAKDQAVKSGQDLG; encoded by the coding sequence ATGGCAAATTTAGCGTCAATTCTGACACAGGCTGTCACACCGCCCCCTTCTCAAGAACAGGTCAGTAGTGGGCTGGTTTACGTGGTAGCGGCTTATGCGGTTATCTGGCTGTTTATTGCCGGATACCTCTACACTATCCAGCGTCGCCAAGCTCAATTAAAGCGAGAAATTGACCTTTTGCGAGAAGAGGAAGAAGAACAAAAACACGCAGCAAAAGCGAAAGATCAAGCGGTTAAATCCGGTCAAGATTTAGGCTAG
- a CDS encoding cytochrome c biogenesis protein, which translates to MATAIKYTKPTKGLGLSNVLFWATVFSWPISLIFVLMAGDDVNLKYSQRIFYYHLPANIMCFLSFMVYFIGGIAYWRTRNRKWDIVMVAGLELGIFWAVIGIITGAIWARYAWGTFWTWDPRLTTVSIMMVVYISGVMLRSAVEDPTRKAALTAAFGIIGFVNVPLVYFSTRWFPKGEHPVIFGGDSGTPVGLEGFMFITLGVCFVAVGLLFAWMLQARIRLGHMHEELQARRMTLEGMENE; encoded by the coding sequence ATGGCAACCGCAATAAAATATACAAAACCAACTAAAGGTTTAGGTTTGTCCAATGTGCTGTTTTGGGCAACGGTTTTTAGCTGGCCCATTTCGCTAATCTTCGTGCTTATGGCAGGCGATGATGTAAACCTTAAATACTCACAGCGCATCTTTTATTACCACCTTCCCGCCAATATCATGTGCTTTCTATCGTTCATGGTTTATTTCATCGGTGGTATTGCTTACTGGCGAACTAGAAACCGCAAATGGGATATTGTGATGGTAGCCGGGCTGGAATTAGGTATCTTCTGGGCAGTCATTGGGATAATTACCGGAGCAATTTGGGCGCGTTATGCTTGGGGTACTTTCTGGACGTGGGATCCGCGCCTTACCACCGTCAGTATCATGATGGTAGTTTACATCTCTGGGGTAATGTTGCGGTCGGCGGTAGAAGACCCAACGCGCAAGGCAGCCTTAACTGCCGCGTTTGGAATCATCGGTTTTGTAAATGTGCCGTTGGTATATTTCTCTACACGCTGGTTTCCGAAAGGGGAACATCCGGTTATCTTTGGCGGCGATAGCGGAACTCCGGTTGGTCTCGAAGGCTTTATGTTCATTACATTGGGCGTATGCTTTGTGGCAGTTGGGTTGCTATTTGCCTGGATGCTGCAAGCGCGCATTCGCTTAGGGCATATGCATGAAGAGTTGCAGGCGCGCCGCATGACGCTTGAAGGAATGGAAAACGAATAA
- a CDS encoding heme exporter protein CcmB gives MGNYLRKVWAVFSKDVRAELRTKDIFSAMFVFSLLATLVFAFALPGKLMEPKEVAGVAPGLLWVAYTFSGVLGLNRSFIVEKDRGSLEGLLLAPADRSAIYLGKMLSNLTFMVLVEMLITPIFGVVFNYSMWNPLLIPVVLLGTLGFAEIGTLFAAMAVNTRAREVLLPVLFFSIMLPVIIAAANATTALLSNRPIEDIAGQLQFITIFDIIFLALPVLLFELVVEE, from the coding sequence TTGGGTAACTACCTGCGAAAAGTTTGGGCGGTATTTTCCAAAGATGTACGCGCCGAACTCCGCACCAAAGATATATTCAGCGCAATGTTTGTATTCAGTTTGCTGGCGACGCTGGTTTTCGCTTTTGCGCTGCCCGGCAAATTGATGGAGCCGAAAGAGGTGGCGGGAGTTGCGCCCGGTTTGTTGTGGGTGGCATACACCTTTAGCGGGGTGTTGGGTTTGAACCGCTCTTTTATCGTGGAGAAAGATCGCGGTTCGTTGGAGGGGTTGCTGCTTGCGCCCGCCGACCGCAGCGCAATTTATCTGGGCAAAATGCTGAGTAACCTCACCTTTATGGTGCTGGTGGAAATGTTGATTACCCCAATTTTTGGGGTGGTTTTTAATTATTCAATGTGGAACCCATTGTTAATTCCGGTGGTGTTGCTTGGTACGCTAGGCTTTGCTGAAATCGGGACGCTTTTTGCAGCGATGGCAGTCAACACTAGGGCGCGTGAGGTGCTGTTGCCGGTGCTGTTTTTCTCGATAATGCTGCCGGTAATTATCGCGGCTGCCAACGCCACCACCGCTTTGCTGTCGAATCGCCCTATAGAGGACATCGCCGGACAGTTACAATTTATCACGATTTTCGATATTATATTCCTAGCATTGCCTGTTCTTTTGTTTGAATTAGTAGTTGAGGAGTAA
- the ccmA gene encoding heme ABC exporter ATP-binding protein CcmA: MTKAAHSVMIRAKGLQKNFGNRAVLRGVDLDLRQGEFVTLLGPNGAGKTTLLRILATLARPTSGTIEIAGIALKDARPTIRGLLGVISHQTFLYEDLNAFENLRFYGRLYDVPELEKRIREVLEKVGLERRAIDRVRTYSRGMQQRLSIARAILHNPPILLLDEPDTGLDRQASNMLSGLIHELAIDGQERSVLMTTHNLERGLAMCDRVVVLAGGKLVADRPATGLSADELQQFYFDSVSRGR, encoded by the coding sequence ATGACCAAAGCGGCGCATTCCGTCATGATACGGGCAAAAGGGTTGCAGAAAAACTTCGGGAATCGTGCCGTTCTGCGCGGGGTTGATTTAGATTTAAGGCAGGGCGAGTTTGTAACCCTATTAGGACCAAATGGCGCGGGTAAAACCACCCTACTGCGTATTCTCGCTACGCTGGCGCGTCCTACCAGCGGTACAATTGAAATCGCGGGTATTGCACTCAAGGATGCACGCCCAACCATAAGAGGTCTGCTTGGCGTTATCAGCCACCAGACCTTTTTGTATGAAGATTTGAATGCCTTTGAAAATCTGCGCTTTTACGGTAGGCTATACGATGTGCCTGAACTCGAAAAGCGTATTCGGGAAGTTCTAGAAAAAGTAGGCTTAGAGCGACGTGCTATTGATCGGGTACGTACTTACTCGCGCGGTATGCAGCAACGCTTGAGCATCGCCCGTGCGATTTTACACAACCCCCCTATTCTGCTGCTGGATGAGCCTGACACCGGGCTTGACCGACAAGCCTCCAACATGTTGAGCGGGCTTATCCACGAACTGGCGATTGATGGGCAAGAGCGCAGCGTTTTGATGACCACCCACAACCTTGAGCGCGGTTTGGCGATGTGTGACCGGGTGGTGGTTTTGGCAGGCGGCAAACTGGTAGCGGATCGCCCCGCCACTGGGTTATCGGCGGATGAATTGCAGCAGTTCTATTTCGACTCGGTTAGCAGGGGGCGTTGA
- a CDS encoding zinc ribbon domain-containing protein, whose amino-acid sequence MTLYTLHNIILQTSLTSNSDKDLSFLGWLIAFMVAVAVVFVVGQPLLQLETGKKRASVRQLSDAQIELETLRERAGAERLSLEELEFDRELGIIETQDYEMLKERSRSRLKTLEGAVSERTEELVEGERELKRKARPTQPLNAPAKKQIAEKTAGDTRSKASVKESLKCSECNTPFKPGDKFCTKCKAPLPIICLNCGTEIKDEEAKFCSRCGATFEKRTKNAEEANS is encoded by the coding sequence TTGACTCTATATACTTTACATAACATAATACTGCAAACGAGTCTGACCTCCAACTCAGACAAAGATTTGTCGTTTCTCGGTTGGTTGATCGCCTTTATGGTGGCGGTGGCGGTGGTTTTTGTAGTCGGGCAACCGTTGCTTCAGCTTGAAACCGGGAAAAAGCGAGCCAGTGTACGGCAGTTGAGCGATGCTCAAATTGAACTCGAAACCTTGCGCGAGCGGGCAGGCGCGGAAAGGCTTTCGCTGGAAGAGCTAGAATTCGACCGCGAACTGGGCATAATCGAGACGCAAGACTACGAAATGCTTAAGGAACGCAGCCGCAGCCGTTTAAAGACGCTCGAAGGGGCGGTTTCGGAGCGCACCGAAGAATTGGTTGAAGGTGAGCGCGAGTTGAAGCGCAAGGCGCGTCCTACTCAACCCCTCAATGCCCCTGCCAAAAAACAAATTGCCGAGAAAACTGCCGGAGATACACGCTCGAAAGCTTCGGTAAAAGAGAGTTTGAAATGCAGCGAGTGCAACACACCCTTCAAACCCGGTGATAAATTTTGCACCAAGTGTAAAGCCCCTTTGCCGATAATTTGCTTGAATTGTGGTACTGAAATCAAGGACGAGGAAGCTAAATTTTGCTCTCGTTGCGGTGCCACTTTTGAGAAGCGCACCAAAAATGCGGAGGAAGCTAATTCCTAA